In one Musa acuminata AAA Group cultivar baxijiao chromosome BXJ2-5, Cavendish_Baxijiao_AAA, whole genome shotgun sequence genomic region, the following are encoded:
- the LOC103985076 gene encoding glyoxylate/hydroxypyruvate reductase HPR3-like: MASSSVPQGRPETERPQLLLLRPPSAALDEVLSARFELLKSWESPLPLDSFLASHAADVRALLVINLFTVDGPLLDALPALRFVCTTSAGVNHIDLAECARRGIAVANAGNVFSQEVAEYAVGLLIDVLRRVSTCDRYVRRGLWPRGGDYPLGSKLGGKRVGIVGLGSIGSEVAKRLQAFGCPISYFSRCRKPQFPYTYFPSVADLAAQSDVLVLACALTHETHHIINKDVMAALGKDGIVINVGRGALVDEAELVKRLMRGEIGGAALDVFEHEPAVPEELFVVDNVVLSPHVAMQTFESSSDLCQLTAANLEAFFSDRPLLTPVSLPA; the protein is encoded by the exons ATGGCGTCGAGCTCGGTGCCGCAAGGTCGGCCGGAAACAGAGCGGCCGCAGCTGCTCTTGCTCCGCCCGCCCTCTGCAGCCCTGGACGAAGTCCTCTCGGCGCGGTTCGAGCTCCTGAAATCGTGGGAGTCGCCGCTGCCCCTAGACAGCTTCCTCGCCAGCCACGCCGCCGACGTCCGCGCCCTCCTCGTCATCAACCTCTTCACCGTCGACGGGCCCCTCCTCGACGCCCTTCCCGCCCTCCGCTTCGTCTGCACCACCAGCGCCGGCGTCAACCACATCGACCTCGCCGAGTGCGCCCGCCGCGGCATCGCCGTCGCCAACGCCGGCAACGTCTTCTCCCAGGAAGTCGCCGAGTATGCTGTCGGCCTACTCATTGACGTTTTACGCCGGGTGTCGACGTGCGACCGGTACGTCCGCCGTGGTCTGTGGCCGCGTGGTGGCGACTACCCTCTCGGCTCCAAG TTGGGTGGGAAGCGGGTCGGCATTGTAGGGCTGGGAAGTATTGGATCTGAAGTAGCTAAAAGGCTGCAAGCTTTTGGTTGTCCAATCTCATACTTCTCAAGATGCAGAAAGCCACAATTTCCATACACATACTTCCCCAGCGTTGCTGATCTTGCAGCTCAAAGTGATGTGCTAGTTCTAGCTTGTGCTCTTACCCATGAAACACACCACATCATCAACAAGGATGTTATGGCAGCACTGGGGAAGGATGGGATCGTCATCAATGTGGGCAGAGGAGCTCTTGTGGACGAGGCAGAGTTAGTGAAACGCCTGATGCGAGGCGAGATCGGCGGTGCCGCTCTCGACGTGTTCGAGCATGAACCTGCTGTTCCAGAGGAGCTCTTTGTCGTGGATAATGTAGTGCTTTCACCTCATGTGGCCATGCAAACATTCGAGTCGTCTTCCGACCTCTGTCAGCTGACTGCAGCTAACTTGGAGGCCTTCTTCTCCGACAGACCATTGCTCACACCTGTTTCATTGCCAGCTTGA